Part of the bacterium genome is shown below.
CGGGCATGGAACACCATACACTAGCCGAAGCTTTGGCAGCACAGCGCGAAGAGATGGCAAATATTGAGGACATTCGACAACGAAGCAAAGATGAAACTCGTCTGGCTATCTGGCTCTATAAACTAATCAAGAAAACCATTCCTCGTTTTAGCGTAGTCAGAGGGTATGAGTTCAAAAATGTCATGCGCTACGGCGAGCGTCAATGCTTCCTTCAGGCATCGTTAATCGCATCGATGCTACAGGAAATGGGAGTGCAGGCCGGTGTAGTGATGGTTTATCAAAAGCCTGAGGGCAAATTCTCCAACAATGGCCATACAATCGTAATCGTCAAGCTCTCATCCGGCAGGCATATATTGGTCGATGCCTCCAAACCCACCCCTTTGGTCCGCGATCAAGGCCTGCTAGTTAGAAGTCCGGACTACATCTATGTAAGGCCAATCTATTCCGAAAAAACCTTTGAGATCACCTCCTACAAGACCACAACCGGCGGCCGATTATTGGAACCTTTAGAAGTTCAGACGATGGATATAGACTTCATGCTCTCCCAATTCATGTATTACCGTGGTGAACGGACCCCCGGAGGTCTGATGGAAGGCAAGCCTACCAAACAAGGCTTAGAAATGACAGCGCTTTACCTCGAAAAGAGCGTCAACTATTGCCCAAGCAACCAGCTTGCGGTCTACCAACTAGGCCGAGTCTATCGGCTTCAGGGTCGTCTTCAGAAAGCTCTTGAGTGCTTCCAGCAAGCGCACAGTCTGTATGCTCAATGCGGCTGGATCCCCGAGGGGCCAAAGCAATTCCTAAAGCTAACTCAAGAAGCCGTCGACAAACGAGTACAACGTTAAGAGCCGAAAATCCCCATGCTCGTCATCCATTTTGTCCATTCGATAAACTTTTGTTGCTGGTCGGCTTGGAAGCGATTGAAATCAACAGGCGAATTAAAGTTTAGTCCATAAGGCAGCTTATGGACTGCCCACGCAGACCCTGCTTTGGAAACGCATGAGATAACATCCTTTAAATCCGCCTCGCGATCGAGCTGTGGGGCGGTAACTTGGCAAGGTCTTGGAGCGATTAGCTCGAAAATATCCTCGAAATCGTATGGAATCTCGTTCTCACAGCCGTTATAGAGGCCTAACAACGGTTGAAGAGAATGAAGTTCCCACAAACGCCGAATGCCGCCAGTGGATTTTTGGTCCGTATCGTTGCGAAGCGGGGTGAAAGCGCATAACGCTGAAACG
Proteins encoded:
- a CDS encoding tetratricopeptide repeat protein; the encoded protein is MEHHTLAEALAAQREEMANIEDIRQRSKDETRLAIWLYKLIKKTIPRFSVVRGYEFKNVMRYGERQCFLQASLIASMLQEMGVQAGVVMVYQKPEGKFSNNGHTIVIVKLSSGRHILVDASKPTPLVRDQGLLVRSPDYIYVRPIYSEKTFEITSYKTTTGGRLLEPLEVQTMDIDFMLSQFMYYRGERTPGGLMEGKPTKQGLEMTALYLEKSVNYCPSNQLAVYQLGRVYRLQGRLQKALECFQQAHSLYAQCGWIPEGPKQFLKLTQEAVDKRVQR